In one Natronosalvus amylolyticus genomic region, the following are encoded:
- a CDS encoding TIGR00296 family protein, giving the protein MSQRQGADLSYEDGARAVELARESVESYVQNGQREHPGSMRETFYERSGAFVRLESTRGRGSLRGCAGGYRSGEQLGHVIVDAAIEAASGDSCGSEVTPSELSNLTVSVCTVRNVVLTDDPLADLELGTHGVAIDGGGKTGWLYPTVPVENGWSEHEYLDRTCRKAGLAPNAWQDDDVVVTLFEGQVFRERSSDGSIEQL; this is encoded by the coding sequence ATGTCCCAGCGACAGGGCGCTGACCTTTCCTACGAAGACGGCGCACGAGCGGTCGAACTCGCACGTGAGTCCGTCGAATCGTACGTACAAAACGGGCAACGAGAACATCCGGGCAGTATGCGCGAAACGTTCTACGAGCGCAGCGGCGCGTTCGTCCGCCTCGAGTCCACGCGCGGCCGTGGCAGCCTGCGCGGCTGTGCCGGTGGCTATCGCTCGGGCGAACAGCTCGGTCACGTCATCGTCGACGCGGCAATCGAAGCCGCGAGCGGAGATTCCTGTGGCTCGGAAGTAACCCCCTCAGAACTCTCGAATCTTACCGTCTCGGTCTGTACGGTCCGCAACGTAGTGCTCACCGACGACCCGCTGGCAGACCTCGAGCTCGGCACCCACGGCGTCGCCATCGACGGTGGCGGCAAAACCGGCTGGCTCTACCCGACGGTTCCCGTCGAAAACGGCTGGAGCGAACACGAGTACCTGGACCGAACCTGCCGCAAGGCCGGACTCGCCCCAAACGCCTGGCAAGATGACGACGTCGTCGTGACGCTGTTCGAAGGACAGGTCTTCCGCGAGCGCTCGAGCGACGGCAGCATCGAACAATTGTAA
- a CDS encoding class I SAM-dependent methyltransferase: MSDHTRRSTGWQLEQNAPEAYERYLVPPIFASWADRLVETGDIREGDRVLDVGCGTGIVARRVATSVGTSGDVVGLDTNQGMLAVAAETAGDNQHTPEWRQGDAEALPFDDEDFDVVCSQQSVQFFDDPTAALEEMQRVLTPGGHVALSVWRPLEYHPAYVVLAEALEHHVGANAGKMMRSPFPDWDTRDLRTLVQDAGFDDVLVTIEVGSVRYPSVEEFVRREVASSPLAEPIAAVGRTVRNELVKAVEEELHAYSDDHGVVSPMESYVITADRPQ, encoded by the coding sequence ATGAGCGATCACACACGTCGATCGACTGGCTGGCAACTCGAACAGAACGCCCCCGAGGCCTATGAACGCTACCTGGTACCACCGATATTCGCGTCGTGGGCCGACCGACTCGTCGAGACTGGCGATATCAGGGAAGGTGATCGAGTCCTGGACGTTGGTTGTGGAACCGGCATCGTGGCCCGACGGGTCGCGACCAGCGTCGGGACCAGCGGAGACGTCGTGGGGCTTGACACCAACCAGGGAATGCTCGCCGTCGCGGCAGAAACCGCTGGCGACAACCAACACACACCCGAGTGGCGACAGGGTGACGCGGAAGCGCTCCCGTTCGACGACGAGGATTTCGACGTCGTCTGCAGTCAACAGTCGGTGCAGTTCTTCGACGACCCAACCGCCGCACTCGAAGAGATGCAACGGGTCCTCACACCGGGTGGCCACGTTGCCCTGAGCGTCTGGCGACCGCTCGAGTACCACCCTGCCTACGTAGTTTTGGCCGAAGCGCTGGAACACCACGTCGGTGCCAACGCCGGGAAAATGATGCGGTCTCCGTTCCCAGATTGGGACACACGAGACCTACGAACCCTCGTTCAGGATGCGGGCTTCGATGACGTATTGGTCACCATCGAGGTCGGGTCTGTACGCTATCCTTCGGTCGAGGAGTTCGTTCGCCGTGAAGTGGCAAGTTCACCGCTCGCCGAACCAATCGCGGCCGTCGGACGAACGGTTCGAAACGAACTGGTGAAAGCGGTCGAGGAAGAATTACACGCCTACAGTGACGATCATGGGGTCGTCTCGCCAATGGAGTCCTACGTCATCACAGCAGACCGGCCCCAATAG
- a CDS encoding O-acetylhomoserine aminocarboxypropyltransferase/cysteine synthase family protein, with amino-acid sequence MSDDSSGPPSTAEFGTGCIHAGYDGDPATDAAAVPLYQTTSYVFDDADSAAAMYALEREGHIYSRISNPTTNVLEDRLATLERGAGAVATASGMAALDSIVLVLAGVGDNVVCSTDTYGGTTAYFSKTASRRGIETRLVPTLDYDAYAEAIDEDTAFVHVETVGNPSLVTPDFERLAELAHDRGVPLVVDNTFATPALCRPLECGADVVWESTTKWIHGSGTTVGGIVVDGGTFDWGEHGYSELAGQNDAYHDVDFSRDFSDAPLAAAIRYRSTRSLGNQQSPFDAWQTMQGLETLALRIEKHCENAAIVADYLADHEDVAWVTYPGLESHPTHDNASRYLEDYGGMIAFGLEGGDEPRGGYEAGKRLCESVDLAQFLANIGDAKTLIIHPASTTHGQLTPDEQVDAGVTPDLVRLSVGIEDPADILADLEAGISTATDRGDQ; translated from the coding sequence ATGAGCGACGACTCGAGCGGCCCCCCATCGACCGCCGAATTCGGGACAGGGTGTATCCACGCGGGCTACGACGGCGATCCGGCAACCGACGCGGCCGCGGTCCCGCTCTATCAAACTACCTCCTACGTCTTCGATGATGCCGACAGCGCCGCTGCCATGTACGCCCTCGAGCGCGAGGGACACATCTACTCTCGCATCTCCAATCCGACGACGAACGTTCTCGAGGACCGTCTGGCGACCCTCGAGCGTGGGGCGGGTGCCGTCGCCACCGCCAGCGGTATGGCTGCTCTCGACTCGATCGTCCTCGTCCTGGCCGGCGTTGGTGACAACGTCGTCTGCTCGACGGACACCTACGGCGGCACGACGGCGTATTTCTCGAAGACGGCCAGCCGTCGGGGAATCGAAACGCGACTCGTTCCCACCCTCGACTACGACGCCTACGCCGAGGCTATCGACGAGGACACGGCGTTCGTTCACGTCGAAACGGTCGGCAACCCCTCGCTCGTTACGCCCGACTTCGAACGACTGGCTGAACTCGCCCACGACAGGGGCGTTCCACTGGTCGTCGACAACACGTTCGCGACGCCCGCGCTGTGTCGGCCACTGGAGTGTGGCGCTGACGTCGTCTGGGAGTCGACGACCAAATGGATTCACGGCTCGGGGACGACCGTCGGCGGAATTGTCGTCGACGGCGGCACCTTCGACTGGGGCGAACACGGCTACAGCGAACTCGCCGGACAGAACGACGCCTACCACGACGTCGATTTCAGTCGCGACTTTTCGGACGCCCCGCTCGCGGCCGCGATTCGCTATCGGTCGACTCGGAGCCTCGGAAACCAGCAATCCCCGTTTGACGCCTGGCAGACCATGCAAGGCCTCGAGACACTCGCGCTTCGCATCGAAAAACACTGTGAGAACGCGGCTATCGTCGCCGACTACCTCGCCGACCACGAGGACGTCGCGTGGGTGACCTATCCCGGCCTCGAATCCCATCCGACACACGACAACGCCTCCCGGTACCTCGAGGACTACGGCGGCATGATCGCCTTTGGCCTCGAGGGCGGGGACGAACCACGCGGCGGCTACGAGGCGGGGAAACGCCTCTGTGAATCGGTCGACCTCGCCCAGTTCCTCGCGAACATTGGCGACGCGAAGACGCTCATCATCCACCCAGCGAGCACGACCCACGGCCAGTTGACGCCGGACGAACAGGTTGACGCCGGCGTCACGCCTGACCTCGTTCGACTCTCGGTCGGTATCGAAGATCCGGCAGATATCCTCGCAGACCTCGAAGCGGGAATTTCGACGGCGACCGATCGAGGTGACCAATGA
- the metX gene encoding homoserine O-acetyltransferase MetX, whose amino-acid sequence MTTKDTIDLGSFTFECGESIPRLEVAYETYGEFTGSNAVLICHALTGSAHVARRPDAGDQTAGQARAWWGDVVGPGKAIDTTEYYVVCANVPGSCYGTTGPSSVNPETGEYYGTDFPPVTIGDWTRAQRRLLDELGVGRLRGVIGGSVGGMNVLDWLRRYPDDVECAGAVATAPRLDPQCLALDTVARRAITSDPAWNGGHYYGDASPDGNGQAPNTAANGPSDGLARARQIGHIMYLSKSSMDHKFGRRAAGREATRETPTDPAGAFFPYREVESYLDYQAEQFVDRFDANSYLYLTRAMDDFDLAAGYESDGDALAAYEGELLLLSFTGDWHFTVEQAETLAEVCRGTGIDVAHHVVESDHGHDAFLVEPENVGPPLSDMLESGLAGRSITDTVERDQSDSFAPVHTSLFSN is encoded by the coding sequence ATGACTACGAAAGACACCATCGATCTCGGCTCGTTTACCTTCGAGTGTGGCGAGTCTATTCCACGCCTCGAGGTGGCCTACGAGACCTACGGCGAGTTTACCGGCTCGAACGCTGTCCTCATCTGCCACGCACTGACTGGTAGCGCCCACGTCGCCCGACGCCCCGATGCGGGTGACCAGACGGCCGGCCAGGCCCGCGCCTGGTGGGGAGACGTCGTCGGCCCCGGCAAGGCTATCGACACGACCGAGTACTACGTCGTCTGTGCGAACGTACCCGGTTCGTGTTACGGCACGACCGGTCCCTCGAGTGTGAACCCCGAAACGGGCGAGTACTACGGCACCGACTTCCCGCCGGTGACCATCGGCGACTGGACGCGCGCTCAGCGACGCCTGCTCGACGAACTCGGTGTCGGTCGCCTTCGCGGGGTTATTGGCGGCTCTGTCGGTGGGATGAACGTCCTCGACTGGCTGCGGCGCTATCCCGACGACGTCGAGTGTGCGGGCGCCGTCGCCACGGCCCCGAGACTCGATCCGCAGTGTCTGGCCCTCGACACGGTCGCCCGGCGAGCGATCACGAGTGACCCTGCCTGGAACGGCGGCCACTACTACGGAGATGCGTCTCCGGACGGGAACGGCCAGGCACCAAATACGGCGGCGAACGGACCGAGCGATGGCCTCGCCCGAGCCAGACAGATCGGTCACATCATGTACCTCTCGAAGTCCTCGATGGACCACAAGTTCGGCCGTCGAGCGGCCGGCCGTGAAGCGACCAGAGAGACGCCGACCGACCCGGCTGGAGCCTTCTTCCCGTATCGTGAAGTGGAGTCGTATCTGGATTATCAGGCCGAACAGTTCGTCGACCGATTCGACGCCAACAGCTACCTGTATCTGACCCGGGCGATGGACGATTTCGACCTCGCGGCGGGCTACGAATCCGACGGTGATGCCCTGGCGGCCTACGAGGGCGAGTTGCTGTTGCTCTCGTTTACCGGCGACTGGCACTTTACCGTCGAACAGGCGGAGACGCTGGCCGAGGTCTGTCGCGGGACGGGTATCGACGTTGCCCACCACGTCGTCGAGTCCGATCACGGCCACGACGCGTTTCTCGTCGAACCCGAAAACGTCGGTCCACCGCTGTCAGATATGCTCGAGTCGGGGTTAGCCGGCCGCTCGATCACGGATACGGTCGAACGGGACCAATCGGATTCGTTCGCCCCGGTGCACACGAGCCTGTTTTCGAACTGA
- a CDS encoding plastocyanin/azurin family copper-binding protein, producing the protein MTGDNAVSRRTTLKLAGLSVATAGLAGCLGNGDDGDTDPDAWEGVDTIELNGHTNQWTGIAPDPIDDVENPTLVLTAGQEYTLTWYNEDGAEHNIAFVDDAGSVIVETEWTNDDEQTLEFEATEDMVEYHCEPHQGTMVGDVEVHSD; encoded by the coding sequence ATGACAGGAGATAATGCGGTCTCACGACGGACGACCCTCAAACTCGCTGGACTAAGCGTCGCCACGGCCGGCCTCGCTGGCTGTCTCGGTAACGGCGACGACGGCGACACCGACCCGGATGCCTGGGAGGGCGTCGACACCATCGAACTGAACGGGCACACGAACCAGTGGACCGGTATCGCTCCCGATCCCATCGACGACGTCGAAAACCCCACGCTGGTTCTCACCGCTGGCCAGGAGTACACACTGACGTGGTACAACGAAGACGGCGCAGAGCACAACATCGCGTTCGTCGACGACGCCGGTAGCGTCATCGTCGAAACCGAGTGGACTAACGACGACGAGCAAACGCTCGAGTTCGAAGCCACCGAGGATATGGTCGAGTATCACTGTGAACCACACCAGGGGACGATGGTTGGTGACGTCGAAGTCCACTCCGACTGA
- a CDS encoding helix-turn-helix transcriptional regulator produces the protein MDATREDIEFLIRSNHRVGVLEALADDPCTRNDLRSATGASSPTLGRILAGFQDRHWIERNGNVYRLTELGTFVATRFEAFRDEMSYQRRLREIWPWLPHETDGFSIELFTDVVISQPGPGYPYQPLERLTECLTATESMTGFGMALLKSGNLEPFFDHVRNGLECEYIYPPAVFEELLSWDEETVLEMATRDNYTVLVHDGLPLDDRCGVCLFDDRVSICCYDPETGALQSLVDTGSDEMRAWATSHYERFRDEARPLEDAIDRF, from the coding sequence ATGGATGCGACACGCGAAGACATCGAGTTCCTCATCAGGTCGAATCATCGCGTTGGAGTGCTCGAGGCTCTGGCCGACGATCCGTGTACGCGGAACGATCTCCGTTCTGCAACGGGAGCGTCTTCCCCGACGCTGGGTCGAATTCTTGCGGGCTTTCAGGATCGCCACTGGATCGAACGGAACGGGAACGTGTACCGGCTGACCGAGCTGGGGACATTCGTCGCCACTCGCTTCGAAGCGTTCAGAGACGAGATGAGTTATCAACGGCGTCTCCGCGAGATCTGGCCGTGGCTCCCCCACGAAACCGACGGTTTCAGCATCGAGTTGTTCACTGACGTGGTGATCTCTCAGCCGGGGCCCGGCTACCCCTACCAGCCTCTCGAGCGTCTCACGGAGTGTCTCACGGCGACGGAATCGATGACCGGATTCGGCATGGCGCTGCTCAAGTCCGGGAATCTCGAGCCGTTTTTCGACCACGTCCGAAACGGATTGGAATGTGAATACATCTACCCGCCAGCCGTTTTCGAGGAACTACTCTCGTGGGACGAAGAAACCGTCCTCGAGATGGCGACACGGGACAACTATACGGTTCTGGTACACGATGGGCTTCCACTGGACGACCGGTGTGGGGTCTGCCTGTTCGATGACCGTGTCAGTATCTGCTGCTACGACCCGGAAACGGGGGCGTTGCAGTCACTCGTCGACACCGGAAGCGACGAGATGCGTGCCTGGGCAACGTCGCACTACGAACGGTTCCGGGACGAGGCCCGACCGCTCGAGGACGCTATCGACCGGTTTTGA
- a CDS encoding MFS transporter, whose protein sequence is MHSSGRDRIVLASVVFAVLFSQLLLYPGIAELVGVLGADEPTSPLTETTLDASMWFLVAEFAAYVAFVGVWGVASDVTGRRTPFIVLGALAGAGGYFALAVIATAGTIPFEGVLLVRIFQGAMTVGAFSLTMTMLMDLEGGHGRNMGAAGIAIGLGAATGAPVGGQLTTLDPRAPLVAAAVLLAVVSVLVTLAEDRAPSHRRRVKAILSSVSRRPVLSIPYAFGFVDRLTAGFFALVGTLYFQDAFGVDAAMTGLLLACFFAPFALLQYPLGKLSDRIGRTIPIVVGSLSYGLGILAVGVAPTVPVAAAAMILVGVLGALISPATMALVTDIADESGRGVAMAGFNLAGSLGFLGGFLIGGTVASAWGYGHAFLIVGGLEILIALVAVPAFLHLSIGKTRFSLEGRDA, encoded by the coding sequence GTGCACTCGAGCGGCCGTGACCGAATCGTCCTCGCAAGCGTGGTCTTTGCAGTGTTGTTCTCCCAGCTCTTGTTGTATCCAGGTATCGCGGAACTGGTCGGAGTTCTGGGTGCCGATGAGCCGACCTCGCCGTTGACGGAGACGACCCTCGATGCGAGTATGTGGTTTCTCGTCGCCGAATTCGCCGCGTACGTCGCTTTCGTCGGCGTCTGGGGTGTCGCCAGCGACGTAACCGGCCGACGAACACCGTTTATCGTCCTCGGTGCGCTCGCGGGGGCCGGTGGCTACTTCGCCCTCGCCGTCATCGCGACGGCCGGCACCATCCCGTTCGAGGGCGTCTTGCTCGTGCGGATATTTCAGGGCGCGATGACCGTCGGCGCGTTCTCGCTCACGATGACGATGCTGATGGACCTCGAGGGTGGGCACGGCCGAAACATGGGCGCAGCGGGCATCGCCATCGGACTTGGGGCGGCAACGGGCGCTCCCGTCGGCGGCCAGCTCACCACCCTCGACCCGCGTGCCCCCCTCGTTGCGGCCGCCGTTTTGCTGGCCGTCGTGAGCGTGCTGGTAACCCTCGCTGAAGATAGGGCCCCCAGCCATCGACGTCGAGTGAAGGCTATTCTCTCGAGCGTCTCCCGGAGGCCGGTGCTGTCGATTCCGTACGCGTTCGGCTTCGTCGACCGGCTTACCGCCGGCTTTTTCGCCCTCGTCGGAACGTTGTACTTTCAGGACGCGTTCGGGGTCGACGCCGCCATGACTGGCCTGTTGCTGGCGTGTTTTTTCGCTCCCTTCGCCCTCCTGCAGTACCCCCTGGGAAAACTGTCCGATCGAATCGGGCGCACTATTCCTATCGTCGTCGGATCGCTCAGTTACGGCCTCGGCATCCTCGCCGTCGGCGTAGCCCCAACGGTACCTGTCGCTGCCGCAGCGATGATACTCGTCGGCGTGCTGGGCGCGCTCATCTCCCCGGCCACGATGGCCCTCGTCACCGATATCGCCGACGAAAGCGGCCGCGGCGTCGCGATGGCCGGGTTCAATCTCGCCGGAAGCCTGGGGTTCCTCGGCGGCTTTCTCATCGGCGGCACCGTCGCCAGTGCCTGGGGATACGGTCACGCGTTCCTCATCGTCGGCGGCCTCGAGATTCTCATCGCACTCGTCGCGGTGCCCGCGTTTTTGCACCTCTCGATCGGGAAGACACGGTTTTCGCTCGAGGGGCGAGACGCCTGA
- the serB gene encoding phosphoserine phosphatase SerB produces the protein MTVVAFDFDGTLSDSEMTVLLGERIDVADEMADITERAMNDEIGYAESLRSRAALLEGLPKAEVTAAYDEVRLRDGAADLLETLSDAGVTTAILTGGFERGVQAALEREGVTVDHIVSNRLPFDSDGEALTGDAEGPLIEGTKDDALEDLATAVGVTLEETVAVGDGANDLPMLRVAGLAIGFEPKPAVEPHCDVVVTSMAGVRDELERAGVLK, from the coding sequence ATGACTGTCGTCGCATTCGACTTCGACGGAACGCTCTCCGATTCGGAGATGACGGTCTTGCTCGGCGAACGGATCGACGTCGCCGACGAGATGGCCGACATCACCGAACGCGCGATGAACGACGAGATTGGCTACGCCGAAAGCCTTCGCTCGAGAGCAGCCCTGCTCGAGGGACTACCGAAAGCCGAGGTAACGGCCGCCTACGACGAGGTGAGACTCCGTGATGGAGCCGCCGACCTGCTCGAGACGCTCAGCGACGCCGGCGTGACGACGGCGATTCTCACCGGCGGCTTCGAACGCGGGGTCCAGGCGGCACTCGAACGCGAAGGTGTCACCGTCGATCACATCGTCTCGAACCGACTCCCCTTCGATAGCGACGGCGAGGCGCTGACCGGCGATGCAGAGGGCCCCCTCATCGAGGGGACCAAAGACGACGCACTCGAAGACCTCGCGACCGCAGTCGGCGTGACGCTCGAGGAAACCGTCGCGGTGGGCGACGGGGCAAACGACCTCCCGATGCTCCGCGTTGCGGGGCTGGCGATCGGATTCGAGCCGAAACCGGCCGTCGAGCCACACTGTGACGTCGTCGTCACGTCGATGGCTGGCGTTCGCGACGAACTCGAACGGGCTGGCGTCCTGAAATAG